In Solenopsis invicta isolate M01_SB chromosome 1, UNIL_Sinv_3.0, whole genome shotgun sequence, one genomic interval encodes:
- the LOC105192833 gene encoding uncharacterized protein LOC105192833 translates to MPVAGTRRLCRVGLAAVLVTALCILTLLDSPPARLPDPPTDPPPTPGGEPPGTRSIVAYSWARRLALDYRPTMQCDGNGTRGMALNAYELPGTKWLETIPGQLFLYSAHLDLRIAGYPSIRVIGVKRGVLPPSALFCTIWYREHGRIRSLSVEALISTIWLDEWDDTADSYTGILVNCQLPLDGSIRNASRVHVGLNPCYENTSHSLTIRSELGDETFADRKRRQQFTLCIKGLDFDEDISHKLIAFVELHRILGAKLFYFYVFNVHENVLKVLRLYERSNVVRWFTLDLPGDLPNEKTARRRFFSKDIWTKRRMELIPYNHCFYENLHRSEFVVPIDIDEAIVPTRRKTWHELLLDERVKLGRSFKDFASYSFASYSVRNAYFFPELQNKSQTDRLTGLDEELRRSAEYTDYLDTMRTASISPEGDSVKSFVSTRRALTVHNHYALTTLNPSTRRAHHLDSNDVLKHHHRACDSRHLDCDLLMEDVKIDESALRYADELKTRMKIALADLDALP, encoded by the exons ATGCCGGTCGCGGGAACGAGGAGATTATGCAGAGTGGGACTCGCCGCGGTCTTGGTCACCGCGTTGTGCATCCTGACTCTGCTGGACTCGCCGCCAGCACGACTCCCGGATCCACCAACCGATCCTCCTCCCACGCCTG GGGGTGAACCGCCGGGTACAAGAAGCATCGTCGCTTATTCGTGGGCCCGAAGATTGGCACTCGATTACAGGCCCACCATGCAGTGCGACGGTAATGGAACGCGCGGAATGGCGTTAAACGCATACGAGCTGCCCGGCACGAAATGGCTCGAGACAATCCCGGGACAGCTCTTCCTGTACAGCGCCCACTTGGACCTCAGAATCGCCGGTTACCCAAGCATCAGAGTGATTGGCGTTAAACGAGGAGTCCTACCGCCCTCCGCGCTCTTCTGCACTATATG GTACCGGGAGCACGGGAGGATACGATCGTTGAGCGTGGAGGCGCTCATCTCGACGATCTGGTTAGATGAATGGGACGACACAGCGGACAGTTACACCGGAATTCTTGTAAATTGTCAATTGCCGTTGGACGGCTCGATACGCAATGCGTCTCGGGTTCACGTGGGTCTGAATCCCTGCTACGAAAATACTAGTCATAGTTTAACGATCCGCTCGGAATTAGGTGACGAGACTTTCGCCGACCGGAAAAGGCGCCAACAATTCACCCTGTGCATTAAAGGATTGGACTTCGACGAGGATATATCGCACAAACTAATAGCTTTTGTCGAGCTACATCGTATTCTTGGCGCCAAGCTCTTTTACTTCTATGTATTTAATGTGCATGAGAACGTACTGAAAGTGTTGCGCTTGTACGAGCGATCGAACGTAGTACGATGGTTCACGCTTGACCTACCGGGTGATTTGCCAAACGAGAAGACAGCTCGAAGGCGGTTCTTCAGCAAGGACATTTGGACAAAGAGGAGAATGGAGCTGATCCCGTATAACCATTGCTTCTACGAAAACCTTCACCGGTCAGAGTTCGTGGTACCAATTGACATCGACGAGGCAATTGTACCGACGCGTCGGAAGACCTGGCACGAATTGCTGTTGGACGAGCGTGTGAAACTCGGCAGGAGCTTCAAGGACTTCGCTTCGTACTCCTTCGCTTCGTACTCTGTGCGGAATGCCTATTTCTTTCCCGAGTTGCAAAACAAGAGTCAGACCGATCGGTTGACCGGACTCGACGAGGAACTCCGTCGCTCGGCCGAGTATACAGACTATCTGGATACCATGAGAACGGCCAGTATTTCGCCCGAGGGCGACTCGGTGAAAAGTTTCGTCTCCACGAGGCGCGCGTTAACGGTGCACAATCACTATGCTCTGACCACGCTAAACCCATCCACTAGACGGGCTCATCATCTAGACTCAAACGACGTGCTCAAGCACCATCACCGGGCTTGCGACAGCCGACATCTCGATTGCGATCTCTTGATGGAAGACGTTAAGATCGACGAATCCGCTTTACGTTATGCAGACGAACTCAAGACGAGGATGAAGATCGCCTTGGCTGATCTCGACGCCCTGCCATAG